A window of the Candidatus Nitrosotalea okcheonensis genome harbors these coding sequences:
- a CDS encoding PKD domain-containing protein yields MNSKVLFSVLAVMLLSLTISSVSAYAATGTTKTSEATVNEQTSITLSGADSTDPHFQAISYHWQQLSGEPVTLSSTSDADITFTTPAVDPGQVKDLKFSLIVTNPQGLTSITAFTLHVIHINHPPVVTTDHELTVMEGSPMTLMASATDPDGDNMTYAWTQDAGSNVTLSNPTDLTTLFTAPVINSGNNSTLHFTITATDPYGGVGSDSVLVHVISASAYKLASLSCGPIIRSHEGGSATLAESIDNPSNAPLTYQWNQVSGMPLQISSTTDVSPTVSLPSGSGGSVFAFQLTLNQGGSIVGNCEQYVYAAYPEPGNPPVANAGPDQVVNTASQVQLDGTNSTGGYLQFSWMQISGEPVQLLYANTAKPVFTAPDVPLGQSMDMTFSNTVSNSFGKDAAVVHVTVVNPSSPPNAVITIK; encoded by the coding sequence TTGAATTCCAAAGTACTTTTCTCAGTATTGGCAGTTATGTTGCTCTCCTTGACAATATCTTCAGTATCAGCATATGCTGCAACTGGAACAACCAAAACTAGCGAGGCTACCGTAAATGAACAAACAAGTATTACATTGTCTGGTGCAGACTCGACTGATCCACACTTTCAAGCTATTTCATACCATTGGCAGCAGTTGTCTGGTGAACCTGTAACTCTGTCATCTACCTCTGATGCTGATATTACTTTTACAACTCCGGCAGTTGATCCAGGTCAGGTAAAAGATCTCAAGTTTTCGTTAATTGTGACAAATCCTCAGGGACTTACAAGTATTACTGCATTTACATTACATGTTATTCACATAAATCATCCTCCAGTGGTAACCACTGATCATGAATTGACCGTGATGGAAGGAAGTCCTATGACTTTGATGGCATCTGCCACTGATCCAGATGGTGACAACATGACTTATGCGTGGACTCAGGATGCTGGATCTAATGTAACCTTGTCTAACCCAACTGATCTTACCACTCTATTTACCGCACCTGTGATTAATTCTGGTAATAACTCCACTTTGCACTTTACAATTACTGCAACTGATCCATATGGTGGTGTAGGCTCTGATTCTGTTTTAGTTCATGTCATCAGTGCATCTGCGTACAAGCTTGCATCACTGAGCTGCGGTCCAATAATTAGATCACATGAGGGCGGTAGTGCAACTCTTGCAGAATCAATTGACAACCCATCTAATGCTCCATTGACATATCAATGGAACCAAGTCTCTGGAATGCCACTTCAAATTTCATCTACAACAGATGTTTCACCAACAGTATCCCTGCCATCTGGTTCAGGTGGAAGTGTATTTGCATTTCAATTAACACTTAATCAAGGTGGTTCAATTGTAGGGAACTGTGAACAATATGTTTATGCCGCATACCCAGAACCAGGTAATCCACCGGTCGCAAATGCAGGTCCAGACCAAGTAGTTAATACTGCAAGTCAAGTACAACTTGATGGTACAAACAGTACAGGTGGATACTTGCAATTCTCTTGGATGCAAATCTCGGGTGAACCAGTACAGTTACTTTATGCAAACACTGCAAAACCAGTCTTTACTGCCCCTGATGTACCACTTGGTCAGTCAATGGATATGACATTCTCTAATACAGTGAGCAATTCATTTGGAAAAGATGCCGCAGTGGTACATGTTACAGTGGTCAATCCGTCATCACCACCGAACGCTGTAATTACAATCAAGTAA
- a CDS encoding PEFG-CTERM sorting domain-containing protein, producing the protein MLGKKESMQSYSYVIIICLVFSMGVAPVFAQTSSQYLIKDAQSGQSFQVPYSITGAIVSDMSISSSDTSLVVFLQSSDDGNLTLTLPRALIDAKNGTNDDQFFVLVDGADTDFTEHKTSTDRTITVFIPKNTEQVEVIGTQVVPEFGALSSVVLIMAIISIVAISTKTRLKFA; encoded by the coding sequence ATGCTTGGTAAAAAAGAATCTATGCAATCATACTCTTATGTTATAATTATTTGCCTTGTCTTTTCAATGGGTGTTGCACCAGTCTTTGCGCAAACATCATCGCAATATTTGATAAAAGATGCACAAAGTGGGCAGTCATTTCAGGTGCCGTATTCCATAACGGGTGCAATAGTCAGTGACATGTCAATTAGTTCTTCAGATACATCTCTTGTGGTGTTTCTTCAATCATCTGATGATGGAAACCTGACTCTGACTCTTCCAAGAGCACTAATTGATGCAAAAAATGGTACAAACGATGATCAGTTCTTTGTTCTAGTGGATGGTGCAGACACTGATTTTACAGAACACAAAACTAGTACTGACAGAACAATAACCGTGTTTATTCCAAAAAACACTGAACAGGTAGAGGTGATTGGTACACAGGTGGTTCCAGAGTTTGGTGCATTATCCTCCGTGGTGCTTATTATGGCAATAATTTCAATAGTTGCAATATCTACAAAAACCCGCCTCAAGTTTGCCTAG